One region of Arthrobacter sp. StoSoilB22 genomic DNA includes:
- a CDS encoding Fic family protein produces the protein MASQSRQPRGISAGGEFTASAHPEPGASLTTGVGGWPAIGYEKHPWETDPDRGASRRQRLLARDPYEAAVAPEIARLDPAIDSRTQALAEAATVEMVRFDAELGRETTPFAALLLRSESASSSQIENLTASARKIALAQLGDTSSTSASLIASNVRALQAAIDLSEDLSAQNIAVMHHSLLNASDKNIAGEYRDAQNWIRGNSPHTAEFVPPHPDKVMPAVEDLVAFMLRDDIPALTQAAIAHAQFETIHPFADGNGRTGRAIVSALLRAKGVTENVTVPVSSGLLTDTGLYFDALGAYREGDIQPIVERFAESAVRAVDNGRQLAADIEAVEASYRERLAGSPSSVRKVLHLIPREPALTAEMVAEHTGASLATAYRAVERLEEARVLSSAGKIRGTRVWVAPDIITALDAFAYRAGRRNRHR, from the coding sequence ATGGCCTCACAGTCTCGACAGCCCCGCGGCATCTCTGCCGGCGGAGAGTTTACCGCCAGCGCACACCCCGAACCGGGCGCCTCCCTGACCACTGGTGTCGGAGGTTGGCCAGCCATTGGCTACGAGAAACATCCCTGGGAAACCGATCCTGACCGCGGCGCTTCCCGAAGGCAGCGGCTGCTGGCCCGCGACCCTTACGAGGCCGCAGTCGCCCCCGAGATCGCCCGCCTGGACCCGGCCATTGATTCCCGCACGCAGGCGCTGGCAGAAGCCGCCACGGTGGAGATGGTCCGCTTCGACGCCGAGCTGGGCCGGGAAACCACCCCGTTCGCGGCGCTGCTGCTGCGCAGCGAGTCCGCTTCCAGCTCCCAGATTGAGAATCTGACAGCCAGCGCACGCAAGATCGCCCTGGCCCAGCTGGGTGACACCTCCAGTACCAGCGCCTCACTGATCGCCTCCAACGTCCGGGCCCTGCAGGCGGCGATAGACCTGTCCGAGGATCTGTCGGCGCAGAATATTGCGGTCATGCATCACTCCCTGCTGAACGCCTCCGACAAAAACATCGCCGGCGAGTACCGGGACGCCCAGAACTGGATCCGCGGCAACTCCCCTCACACTGCCGAGTTCGTCCCGCCCCATCCAGACAAGGTGATGCCGGCGGTGGAGGACCTGGTGGCCTTCATGCTGCGCGATGACATCCCGGCACTGACCCAGGCGGCGATCGCGCACGCCCAGTTCGAGACCATCCACCCGTTCGCCGACGGCAACGGCCGCACCGGGAGGGCCATCGTCAGCGCGCTGCTGCGGGCCAAGGGCGTTACCGAAAACGTCACCGTGCCAGTGTCCTCAGGGTTATTGACGGATACCGGCCTGTACTTCGATGCTCTGGGCGCGTATCGCGAAGGGGACATCCAGCCGATCGTGGAGCGCTTTGCGGAATCCGCTGTCCGGGCTGTGGACAACGGCCGGCAACTGGCGGCAGACATTGAGGCGGTAGAGGCAAGCTACCGGGAACGCCTGGCCGGTAGTCCCTCATCCGTCCGCAAGGTCCTGCACCTGATACCACGCGAGCCGGCACTGACCGCTGAGATGGTCGCAGAACACACCGGAGCATCCCTGGCCACCGCGTACCGCGCTGTCGAACGGCTGGAGGAAGCCCGTGTCCTGTCATCCGCCGGCAAAATCCGCGGCACCCGCGTCTGGGTGGCGCCGGACATCATCACGGCCCTGGATGCCTTCGCATACCGGGCAGGACGCCGGAACAGGCACCGCTGA
- a CDS encoding DUF2306 domain-containing protein: MPSPWTFLIALHAIAAGYALIFGAVNLLRRNKGSAAHKILGRIWAVAMYIVVLTSFGIRTIDGGFNWLHALSVLTFCTLTTGLWCVRRGNIRAHQRFMSGSYFGLVGAFIGVVAVPDRRLPQMAIHDLAGLTLWVAAVALTAGLTVAGLLQLRQKASVARADG, translated from the coding sequence ATGCCTTCGCCGTGGACTTTCCTGATCGCCCTGCATGCCATCGCAGCGGGCTACGCCCTGATCTTCGGCGCAGTGAACCTGCTCCGCCGCAACAAAGGCAGCGCAGCGCACAAGATCCTGGGCCGCATCTGGGCGGTAGCCATGTACATCGTGGTCCTCACCTCCTTCGGGATCCGGACCATCGACGGAGGATTCAACTGGCTCCACGCGCTATCCGTCCTGACGTTCTGCACTCTGACCACGGGCCTGTGGTGCGTCCGCCGCGGCAACATCCGTGCCCATCAGCGGTTCATGAGCGGCAGTTACTTCGGCCTTGTCGGAGCATTCATCGGCGTCGTGGCCGTGCCTGACAGGCGACTCCCCCAAATGGCCATACACGACCTTGCCGGCCTCACACTCTGGGTAGCTGCCGTGGCCCTTACAGCCGGTCTGACCGTCGCGGGGCTGTTGCAGCTCCGACAGAAGGCCAGCGTTGCCCGTGCAGACGGTTGA
- a CDS encoding carboxypeptidase regulatory-like domain-containing protein: MPLPRPATHHPLRRTRQGVWAALVTAVLVAAGLFAGAAPASAATYTFKGVVKGKLTATATATALGDVWVGAYTNDDRASLVAGAWSAPDGSYSFSVPTAGSYKLWTTCSSGPCSATYADEWNANQSSSYGSTPVAVTDAAPITTFNPQLEAFGSMSGRVTNKAGQPVTAVSVSASPNNGGQVSSTKPDANGYFTLTKIPPNQAYISVRDESGQRLYLEQYWNGTGTVDTYSTATVPPGVQWTNVNFILKDETLMEATVVDPAGAPIADVGYVPWVYNDATGAWDGPQMGPLTSDAQGKIYWRMAVGKKYKLCVSDTVYEGTPREKRYKAECYDNTATKDTATVLTATAAGQRVKLTMQLDVEGLSLAPGRPFVYGSAQAGQKLTVDPGVWGPAPVTLAYQWQRSKDGEALQDIAGATTTAYVPTAADAGYDIWAKVSGTKTGYASYSTSVHGGKSGADAVTASKPFTLLGTPSAGNTLNVDHGTLNPAPDFGPYYDWFVDGVQDYRSNGPTFLLQASDAGKKVTARLSVHDWPLQPYYGQATVTVAAGTLTAPVPTMSGTVKVGSVLTAAPGAWGPAPVTLAYQWFRSGVAVTGATSATYSLVAADLGKAMTVKVTGSKAGFTTAAKTSAATAAVAAGTLTAPVPTMSGTVKVGSVLTAAPGAWGPAPVTLAYQWFRSGVAVTGATSATYSLVAADLGKAMTVKVTGSKAGFTTAAKTSAATAAVAAGTLTAPVPAVSGTNMVGSTLTATPGTWGPAPVTLTYQWYRGSTAISGATAQTYKLVAADKGSAIKVRVTGTKTAYTALARYSAATALIG, from the coding sequence ATGCCGTTGCCTCGACCTGCCACTCACCATCCGCTTCGAAGGACACGGCAAGGAGTGTGGGCCGCCCTGGTGACGGCCGTCCTGGTGGCTGCCGGCCTTTTCGCCGGCGCGGCACCCGCCTCGGCCGCAACCTACACCTTCAAGGGTGTGGTCAAAGGAAAACTGACAGCAACCGCAACGGCCACTGCGCTTGGCGACGTGTGGGTGGGGGCGTACACCAATGACGACCGTGCCTCCTTGGTGGCCGGTGCGTGGTCTGCCCCCGATGGCTCCTACAGCTTTAGCGTGCCGACTGCCGGCAGTTACAAGCTGTGGACCACCTGCAGCAGCGGACCTTGCTCCGCCACCTACGCCGACGAGTGGAACGCGAACCAGTCCAGTTCCTACGGTTCGACGCCGGTTGCCGTCACCGATGCTGCCCCCATCACCACTTTCAACCCGCAGTTGGAAGCCTTCGGCAGCATGAGCGGCAGGGTCACCAACAAAGCCGGCCAGCCGGTGACGGCGGTGTCCGTCTCAGCTTCACCCAACAACGGCGGACAGGTGAGCAGCACCAAGCCTGATGCCAACGGCTACTTCACCCTCACCAAGATTCCGCCCAACCAGGCATACATCAGCGTCCGGGACGAGTCGGGCCAGCGTCTCTACCTGGAACAGTATTGGAACGGCACGGGCACCGTGGATACCTACAGCACGGCTACCGTCCCGCCCGGTGTGCAGTGGACCAACGTGAACTTCATCCTCAAGGATGAAACCCTCATGGAAGCAACTGTCGTCGATCCGGCAGGCGCGCCGATTGCCGACGTCGGGTATGTCCCGTGGGTCTACAACGACGCAACGGGAGCCTGGGACGGACCACAGATGGGTCCGCTTACCTCGGATGCGCAGGGCAAGATCTACTGGCGCATGGCAGTGGGAAAGAAATACAAGCTCTGCGTCTCGGACACGGTTTACGAGGGCACGCCCCGCGAAAAACGCTACAAGGCCGAATGCTACGACAATACGGCCACCAAGGACACGGCCACCGTTCTGACGGCAACCGCTGCCGGCCAGCGTGTAAAGCTGACCATGCAACTGGACGTCGAAGGGCTGTCGCTGGCACCTGGCAGGCCATTCGTTTACGGTTCTGCCCAGGCCGGACAGAAACTGACCGTTGATCCCGGTGTCTGGGGACCGGCTCCGGTGACCCTCGCCTACCAGTGGCAGCGCTCCAAAGACGGCGAGGCCCTTCAGGACATTGCCGGCGCCACCACCACCGCGTACGTGCCCACCGCCGCTGATGCCGGGTACGATATCTGGGCGAAAGTCAGCGGGACCAAGACCGGGTATGCGTCATACTCCACCTCGGTACACGGCGGAAAATCGGGCGCCGACGCCGTCACGGCTTCCAAGCCCTTCACCCTTCTGGGAACGCCCAGCGCCGGGAACACTCTGAACGTTGACCACGGCACCCTGAATCCCGCTCCCGATTTTGGTCCTTACTACGACTGGTTTGTCGACGGCGTGCAGGACTACAGGTCAAACGGGCCGACGTTCCTCCTCCAAGCCTCCGACGCCGGCAAGAAAGTCACTGCCCGGCTGAGTGTCCACGACTGGCCCCTGCAGCCCTATTACGGCCAGGCCACCGTCACCGTCGCTGCCGGGACCTTGACGGCTCCGGTGCCGACGATGTCCGGGACGGTGAAGGTCGGCTCGGTGTTGACGGCTGCTCCGGGTGCGTGGGGTCCTGCTCCTGTGACGTTGGCGTATCAGTGGTTCCGGAGCGGTGTTGCGGTGACGGGTGCTACTTCTGCTACTTACTCGTTGGTTGCGGCTGATCTGGGTAAGGCCATGACGGTCAAGGTCACGGGTTCGAAAGCAGGGTTTACGACGGCGGCGAAGACTTCCGCTGCGACTGCTGCTGTCGCGGCGGGGACCTTGACGGCTCCGGTACCGACGATGTCCGGGACGGTGAAGGTCGGCTCGGTGTTGACGGCTGCTCCGGGTGCGTGGGGTCCTGCTCCTGTGACGTTGGCGTATCAGTGGTTCCGGAGCGGTGTTGCGGTGACGGGTGCTACTTCTGCTACTTACTCGTTGGTTGCGGCTGATCTGGGTAAGGCCATGACGGTCAAGGTCACGGGTTCGAAAGCAGGGTTTACGACGGCGGCGAAGACTTCCGCTGCTACGGCTGCGGTCGCTGCCGGTACCCTGACAGCTCCGGTTCCTGCGGTGTCGGGCACCAACATGGTGGGCAGCACGCTCACTGCGACTCCCGGCACGTGGGGTCCTGCGCCCGTGACGCTGACCTACCAGTGGTACCGCGGAAGCACCGCCATTTCGGGCGCCACCGCCCAGACGTACAAACTGGTCGCCGCGGACAAGG